From the Oncorhynchus nerka isolate Pitt River linkage group LG20, Oner_Uvic_2.0, whole genome shotgun sequence genome, one window contains:
- the LOC115103262 gene encoding nuclear receptor subfamily 2 group F member 6-like isoform X1 — translation MAMVSGGWGDPNGGTNGLGEKGYLRGEEEDGSPQAGGSDMEVGDEDKACVVDCVVCGDKSSGKHYGVFTCEGCKSFFKRSIRRNLNYTCRSNRECQIDQHHRNQCQYCRLEKCFRVGMRKEAVQRGRIPPSHSSLSPTGTPVGGGSGVGVAEFYNNNGGQPVSELISQLLRAEPYPSSRYGHQYNQQGQATGAGGAVMGIDNICELAARLLFSTIEWARNIPYFPELPVSEQVALLRLSWSELFILNAAQSALPLHMAPLLAAAGFHSSPMSAERVVSFMDQVRVFQNQVDKLTRLQVDSAEYSCLKAIVLFSPDACGLTDPVHVESLQEKAQVALTEYERMQYPGQPQRFGRLLLRLPALRAVPANLISQLFFMRLVGKTPIETLIRDMQLSGSSISWPYVPGQ, via the exons ATGGCCATGGTGAGTGGGGGCTGGGGAGACCCCAACGGGGGCACCAACGGGCTGGGGGAGAAGGGctatctgaggggagaggaggaggacggtTCGCCCCAGGCCGGGGGCAGCGACATGGAGGTCGGGGACGAGGACAAGGCGTGTGTGGTGGACTGTGTGGTGTGTGGGGACAAGTCCAGCGGGAAGCACTATGGTGTGTTCACCTGCGAGGGCTGCAAGAGCTTCTTCAAGAGGAGCATCCGCCGCAACCTCAACTATACCTGCAG GTCGAATCGAGAGTGCCAGATCGACCAACATCACCGCAACCAGTGCCAGTACTGCCGCCTTGAGAAGTGCTTTCGCGTTGGCATGCGCAAAGAAG CAGTTCAGCGCGGACGTATCCCCCCCTCACACTCCAGCCTCAGCCCCACGGGCACCCCAGTAGGTGGTGGTAGCGGCGTCGGAGTGGCAGAGTTTTACAACAACAACGGCGGGCAGCCCGTGTCGGAGCTCATCTCCCAGCTGCTGCGTGCCGAGCCCTACCCCAGCAGCCGCTACGGCCACCAGTACAACCAACAGGGTCAGGCCACCGGCGCGGGCGGGGCCGTTATGGGCATCGACAACATCTGCGAGCTGGCAGCCAGACTGCTCTTCAGCACCATCGAGTGGGCCAGGAACATCCCCTACTTCCCAGAGCTACCCGTGTCAGAGCAGGTGGCTCTGCTCAGGTTGAGTTGGAGCGAGTTGTTCATTCTGAACGCAGCCCAGTCCGCCCTGCCCCTCCACATGGCCCCGCTGCTGGCTGCGGCAGGCTTCCACTCCTCGCCCATGTCAGCTGAGCGAGTGGTGTCCTTCATGGACCAGGTGAGGGTGTTCCAGAACCAGGTGGACAAGTTGACCCGGCTCCAGGTGGACTCGGCCGAGTACAGCTGCCTCAAGGCCATCGTCCTCTTCTCACCAG aTGCGTGTGGGCTGACAGACCCGGTCCACGTGGAGTCTCTGCAGGAAAAGGCCCAGGTGGCTCTGACAGAATACGAGCGGATGCAGTACCCAGGTCAGCCGCAGCGCTTCGGCCGCCTGCTCCTTCGCCTGCCCGCCCTCCGTGCCGTGCCCGCCAACCTCATCTCCCAGCTCTTCTTCATGCGTCTGGTGGGCAAGACACCCATTGAGACGCTCATCCGTGACATGCAGCTCTCCGGAAGCTCCATCAGCTGGCCCTACGTCCCTGGTCAGTAA
- the LOC115103262 gene encoding nuclear receptor subfamily 2 group F member 6-like isoform X2, translating into MAMVSGGWGDPNGGTNGLGEKGYLRGEEEDGSPQAGGSDMEVGDEDKACVVDCVVCGDKSSGKHYGVFTCEGCKSFFKRSIRRNLNYTCRSNRECQIDQHHRNQCQYCRLEKCFRVGMRKEVQRGRIPPSHSSLSPTGTPVGGGSGVGVAEFYNNNGGQPVSELISQLLRAEPYPSSRYGHQYNQQGQATGAGGAVMGIDNICELAARLLFSTIEWARNIPYFPELPVSEQVALLRLSWSELFILNAAQSALPLHMAPLLAAAGFHSSPMSAERVVSFMDQVRVFQNQVDKLTRLQVDSAEYSCLKAIVLFSPDACGLTDPVHVESLQEKAQVALTEYERMQYPGQPQRFGRLLLRLPALRAVPANLISQLFFMRLVGKTPIETLIRDMQLSGSSISWPYVPGQ; encoded by the exons ATGGCCATGGTGAGTGGGGGCTGGGGAGACCCCAACGGGGGCACCAACGGGCTGGGGGAGAAGGGctatctgaggggagaggaggaggacggtTCGCCCCAGGCCGGGGGCAGCGACATGGAGGTCGGGGACGAGGACAAGGCGTGTGTGGTGGACTGTGTGGTGTGTGGGGACAAGTCCAGCGGGAAGCACTATGGTGTGTTCACCTGCGAGGGCTGCAAGAGCTTCTTCAAGAGGAGCATCCGCCGCAACCTCAACTATACCTGCAG GTCGAATCGAGAGTGCCAGATCGACCAACATCACCGCAACCAGTGCCAGTACTGCCGCCTTGAGAAGTGCTTTCGCGTTGGCATGCGCAAAGAAG TTCAGCGCGGACGTATCCCCCCCTCACACTCCAGCCTCAGCCCCACGGGCACCCCAGTAGGTGGTGGTAGCGGCGTCGGAGTGGCAGAGTTTTACAACAACAACGGCGGGCAGCCCGTGTCGGAGCTCATCTCCCAGCTGCTGCGTGCCGAGCCCTACCCCAGCAGCCGCTACGGCCACCAGTACAACCAACAGGGTCAGGCCACCGGCGCGGGCGGGGCCGTTATGGGCATCGACAACATCTGCGAGCTGGCAGCCAGACTGCTCTTCAGCACCATCGAGTGGGCCAGGAACATCCCCTACTTCCCAGAGCTACCCGTGTCAGAGCAGGTGGCTCTGCTCAGGTTGAGTTGGAGCGAGTTGTTCATTCTGAACGCAGCCCAGTCCGCCCTGCCCCTCCACATGGCCCCGCTGCTGGCTGCGGCAGGCTTCCACTCCTCGCCCATGTCAGCTGAGCGAGTGGTGTCCTTCATGGACCAGGTGAGGGTGTTCCAGAACCAGGTGGACAAGTTGACCCGGCTCCAGGTGGACTCGGCCGAGTACAGCTGCCTCAAGGCCATCGTCCTCTTCTCACCAG aTGCGTGTGGGCTGACAGACCCGGTCCACGTGGAGTCTCTGCAGGAAAAGGCCCAGGTGGCTCTGACAGAATACGAGCGGATGCAGTACCCAGGTCAGCCGCAGCGCTTCGGCCGCCTGCTCCTTCGCCTGCCCGCCCTCCGTGCCGTGCCCGCCAACCTCATCTCCCAGCTCTTCTTCATGCGTCTGGTGGGCAAGACACCCATTGAGACGCTCATCCGTGACATGCAGCTCTCCGGAAGCTCCATCAGCTGGCCCTACGTCCCTGGTCAGTAA